Proteins from one Streptomyces genisteinicus genomic window:
- a CDS encoding SAVED domain-containing protein, which yields MLCNTYLLEGAMSARTLPLGEVAHIVGQSTDPRSPRGGDMLEKALRDEADNLMLLCAQQHMEIDAKATLDVFTVEWLRRVKQEHEDRVRHLTALGPERATTVVRMVGSVHGNAVELSRETAADAVTAGRRFPLYLESYTRHGVEIDLRHTPGEQAAAGWDAESAAEASRHYYRQATKVIDDVVLNRLRPGIERESVQHVSVFGFARLPLLVYLGSLLDDTVPTDVYQRHRHEQSWVWSAESGPVTEFAAHPVRAGADEDEAVVVMNISGIIAPSEVPRELTALRRYEVSPVGTKAGPDILRCRASLQQMEKTLRTLLARLEREAKSLRRLHVLLAVPLSAAIALGRAHHPQVHPQLVIYERLAGSYMPTLEVGQVPG from the coding sequence ATGCTGTGCAACACGTACCTGCTGGAGGGGGCGATGTCGGCACGGACGCTTCCTTTGGGGGAGGTCGCGCACATCGTCGGGCAGAGCACTGATCCGCGCTCGCCGCGCGGCGGGGATATGTTGGAGAAGGCGTTGCGGGATGAGGCAGATAATCTGATGCTGCTGTGTGCCCAGCAACATATGGAGATCGATGCGAAGGCCACGCTGGACGTCTTCACCGTCGAATGGCTGCGCCGTGTGAAGCAGGAGCATGAGGACCGTGTCAGGCACCTGACCGCGCTGGGGCCGGAGAGGGCCACCACGGTGGTGCGGATGGTGGGGTCGGTGCACGGAAATGCGGTCGAGCTGTCGCGGGAGACCGCTGCGGACGCTGTGACGGCAGGCCGCCGATTTCCTTTGTACCTGGAGTCCTACACCCGGCACGGTGTGGAGATAGATCTGCGGCACACTCCCGGCGAGCAGGCAGCCGCTGGCTGGGACGCAGAATCTGCCGCCGAGGCCAGCCGTCACTACTATCGGCAGGCGACCAAGGTCATCGATGACGTGGTCCTCAACCGGCTGCGACCAGGGATAGAGCGGGAATCCGTGCAGCACGTGAGCGTGTTCGGATTCGCGCGTCTGCCATTGCTGGTCTATCTCGGGTCGCTCTTGGACGACACCGTGCCGACGGACGTCTACCAACGTCATCGGCACGAGCAGTCCTGGGTGTGGTCTGCCGAGAGCGGCCCGGTCACCGAGTTCGCCGCGCATCCGGTTCGGGCCGGGGCCGACGAGGACGAGGCTGTCGTCGTGATGAACATCTCCGGGATCATCGCCCCTTCTGAGGTTCCGCGGGAGCTTACGGCGCTGCGCCGCTACGAGGTCAGCCCGGTGGGCACGAAGGCCGGTCCGGACATACTGCGGTGCCGGGCGTCACTACAACAAATGGAGAAAACCCTACGGACGCTTCTCGCGCGGCTGGAAAGAGAGGCAAAGTCGCTGCGCCGCCTGCACGTCCTGCTTGCCGTTCCCCTCTCCGCAGCAATCGCCCTGGGCCGTGCTCACCATCCGCAGGT
- a CDS encoding phosphate ABC transporter substrate-binding protein has product MSFTSTDIRSRASRITGLRVRQSASAASAALLLSAALTGCAGAAKADSDAIQASGSTTVAPVASDAAEALKTKGLNITVATQGGSAGGISQLGTGQINIALSSKPMSEKDQKAYPNTDFVTTQIGADAVGVIITKEVADGGVKGLSKAQVAGLFEGKITNWKEVGGPDLQVFVYDKEPGRGTREVLDKFIYGKDDPPAPPKSANYAIVGGNLETRNKLNSTRGSVAPLSTGFIDGHPELVAVPLEGVAPTLANVASGKYPMTRPLYMITNGKPKGTVKQYIDYILSAEGQKLLPKHGYLTREQMGL; this is encoded by the coding sequence ATGTCTTTCACGTCCACCGACATCCGCAGCAGAGCATCGCGCATCACCGGACTGCGCGTCCGGCAGAGCGCCTCTGCCGCTTCCGCCGCCCTCCTCCTCTCAGCCGCCCTGACCGGCTGCGCCGGCGCCGCGAAGGCCGACTCGGACGCCATTCAGGCCAGCGGCTCCACCACCGTGGCTCCGGTCGCCTCCGACGCCGCCGAGGCCCTCAAGACCAAGGGCCTGAACATCACCGTCGCCACCCAGGGCGGCTCCGCCGGCGGAATCTCCCAGCTCGGGACCGGCCAGATCAACATCGCGCTCAGCTCCAAGCCCATGTCCGAGAAGGATCAAAAGGCTTATCCCAACACGGACTTCGTCACCACACAGATCGGCGCGGACGCCGTCGGCGTCATCATCACGAAGGAAGTGGCCGACGGCGGGGTCAAGGGCCTGTCCAAGGCGCAGGTGGCGGGCCTGTTCGAGGGGAAGATCACCAACTGGAAGGAGGTCGGCGGTCCCGACCTCCAGGTCTTCGTGTACGACAAGGAGCCCGGCCGCGGCACCCGTGAGGTGCTCGACAAGTTCATCTACGGCAAGGACGACCCGCCGGCCCCTCCCAAGTCCGCGAACTACGCCATCGTCGGCGGCAACCTGGAGACCCGCAACAAGCTGAACTCCACCCGCGGTTCCGTCGCCCCGCTGTCGACCGGCTTCATCGACGGTCACCCCGAACTGGTCGCCGTGCCTCTGGAGGGCGTCGCCCCCACCCTGGCGAACGTGGCGTCCGGCAAGTACCCGATGACCCGTCCTCTGTACATGATCACCAACGGCAAGCCGAAGGGCACCGTCAAGCAGTACATCGACTACATCCTCTCGGCCGAGGGCCAGAAGTTGCTGCCGAAGCACGGCTACCTCACGCGCGAGCAGATGGGCCTCTGA
- a CDS encoding ATP-binding cassette domain-containing protein encodes MDDVTTAATTTDKIVDGTVIAARDLQILDGTKRLVGPVTFELAAGSTTGLCGPSGAGKSTVLRALVDLLPHGLRRQGEVEVLGRPVRYGKGDADLRSTVVLVPQTPVVFGGSILDNALFGLRHLVRASRAEMHDRVEQALREAGLWGEVSDRLDTPAQTLSNGQRQRLCLARALALEPAALLLDEPTSALDERSRDTVEESVAALRGNRTVLLVSHDPAQVERLCDRTVRIDLTNTCEPSAAAI; translated from the coding sequence ATGGACGACGTGACAACAGCTGCCACGACCACGGACAAGATCGTCGACGGGACCGTCATCGCGGCCCGCGACCTGCAGATCCTCGACGGCACCAAGCGCCTGGTCGGACCGGTGACGTTCGAGCTGGCCGCCGGATCCACCACAGGCCTGTGCGGCCCGTCGGGCGCGGGCAAATCGACCGTGCTCCGCGCCCTGGTCGACCTGCTGCCCCACGGGCTCCGCCGTCAGGGCGAGGTCGAGGTCCTCGGACGTCCGGTCCGCTACGGCAAGGGCGACGCCGACCTGCGCAGCACCGTCGTCCTCGTGCCGCAGACCCCCGTGGTCTTCGGCGGCAGCATCCTGGACAACGCCCTGTTCGGCCTCCGTCACCTGGTGCGGGCGTCCCGGGCAGAGATGCACGACCGCGTCGAGCAGGCGCTGCGCGAGGCGGGCCTGTGGGGCGAGGTCTCCGACCGGCTGGACACGCCGGCCCAGACGCTCTCCAACGGTCAGCGTCAACGGCTGTGTCTGGCGCGGGCCTTGGCCCTCGAACCGGCGGCCCTCCTGCTCGACGAGCCGACGAGCGCTCTGGACGAGCGGAGCCGTGACACGGTCGAGGAGTCCGTGGCGGCTCTGCGGGGCAACCGGACGGTCCTGCTCGTCTCGCACGACCCCGCACAGGTGGAACGGCTCTGCGACCGGACGGTCCGCATCGACCTGACGAACACCTGCGAGCCATCCGCAGCCGCGATCTGA
- the arsL gene encoding arsinothricin biosynthesis radical SAM protein ArsL produces MSSPRVLVASAFEAELQPLTSACAAAALQQHGADVVGWDAHLLPDALPEGPFDLTLVSVQQFEGLERGIALARRVKAAYGTTVVTFGQYAQMNHREFLDVADGIIMEEPELISEELARLAAGTIALDAVPALMTRAGMRPKPPRRRISVTKPARDLFPSLVHYPAHHSPFGLMGNIEASRGCHHKCTYCSVYGAYDGGVAAYDGDSVLADALQLAEEGVRHFCFIDAEFFNSRTIGIGVVERLVEAIGPITFEFTTRVDHVLDYTKELEKLVSLGLRRVTCALEFPSNRILRIFDKHIDVDHMREAVDEAERIGFELYPTFIPFTPWIEYEELLGFEDWLVETGLARVTDPTALQTRLLLFKGSPLLSSPWMEDIATVDRGFWVEWTHPDKRVEELWQERRTDAEDAGKIRCCVKC; encoded by the coding sequence GTGAGTAGTCCCCGTGTTCTGGTTGCCTCCGCGTTCGAAGCGGAGCTCCAGCCCTTGACGTCCGCGTGTGCGGCCGCCGCTCTGCAGCAGCACGGCGCGGACGTCGTCGGCTGGGACGCGCACCTGCTTCCCGACGCCCTTCCGGAGGGCCCCTTCGACCTCACGCTCGTCTCGGTCCAGCAGTTCGAGGGTCTCGAGCGGGGGATCGCTCTGGCCCGCAGGGTGAAGGCGGCGTACGGCACCACGGTCGTGACCTTCGGCCAGTACGCGCAGATGAACCACCGCGAGTTCCTCGATGTCGCCGACGGCATCATCATGGAGGAGCCCGAGCTCATCAGCGAGGAGTTGGCCCGGCTCGCCGCCGGCACCATCGCGCTCGACGCGGTGCCCGCCCTGATGACCCGCGCGGGCATGCGGCCCAAGCCCCCGCGCCGGCGCATCTCGGTCACCAAGCCCGCCCGGGACCTCTTCCCCTCCCTCGTGCACTACCCGGCGCATCACTCGCCGTTCGGCCTGATGGGCAACATCGAGGCGTCCCGCGGCTGCCACCACAAGTGCACGTACTGCTCCGTCTACGGCGCGTACGACGGCGGCGTCGCCGCCTACGACGGCGACAGCGTTCTGGCCGACGCCCTGCAGCTGGCGGAGGAGGGCGTCCGGCACTTCTGCTTCATCGACGCCGAATTCTTCAACTCCCGCACCATCGGCATCGGTGTGGTCGAGCGACTGGTCGAGGCCATCGGCCCGATCACGTTCGAGTTCACCACCCGCGTCGACCACGTCCTCGACTACACCAAGGAACTGGAGAAGCTCGTCTCGCTCGGGCTGCGCCGCGTCACCTGCGCACTCGAGTTCCCCTCCAACCGCATCCTGCGCATCTTCGACAAGCACATCGACGTCGACCACATGCGTGAGGCGGTCGACGAGGCCGAGCGGATCGGCTTCGAGCTCTACCCGACGTTCATCCCGTTCACCCCGTGGATCGAGTACGAGGAACTCCTCGGCTTCGAGGACTGGCTGGTCGAGACGGGCCTCGCCCGCGTCACCGACCCCACCGCCCTGCAGACGCGGCTGCTGCTGTTCAAGGGCTCCCCGCTGCTCTCGTCGCCCTGGATGGAGGACATCGCCACGGTCGACCGCGGCTTCTGGGTGGAGTGGACCCACCCCGACAAGCGCGTCGAGGAACTCTGGCAGGAGCGTCGCACCGACGCCGAGGACGCGGGCAAGATCCGCTGCTGCGTGAAGTGCTGA
- the pstC gene encoding phosphate ABC transporter permease subunit PstC, whose amino-acid sequence MGLTLERPAQAPGPTLPRPSSGSGRGSRARWVWGWAYSGVLSVLLTLVVLLGYLVTGIASGTVDWAALFTSSTWNPGTLAFGGLAMIYGSAAVCVLALALAVPIGWAAAVALSEYLPPRLAKPLRLSIELLAAVPSIVYGLIGILVIRPFVADLGDVPGGDSLLAAGIVLAVMIMPTIVAVSVDALSAVPGRYREAAYSLGLTRREVVRSAVLPQARSGMRAGVLLGLARALGEAIAVFMVIGRADGRLPQSLGDIFSSLVRPGQTLTTKLAGPEPMLAGTSGPYFAALCGLGVILLALVAAATVWGTRGSTGRTARAPRARRSSAWLRTPKDRVTTVVRLGALLLPGALLVGMLGILLARGGAALNPVFWFSPSEGAAGGGIRDQILGTLLLLATTALIALPLGYGAGIVIGTRASAKTARVLETLTVAIGGTPTILLGLAGYVLFCTTMGWGRSWLAGAVVLVPVVVPVVALTTAGRIRSMPAEITEAALALGLTSSQYVRSVVIPYTWPATLTGLLLGLARAAGETAPLIFTATVFFGAPALPTGIVNAPVQALPTHIFTLSQDSGAPEAIAQAWGSALVLVLITAGLLSLAVLLRNRFEGARRWTT is encoded by the coding sequence ATGGGTCTCACTCTGGAGCGCCCCGCCCAGGCGCCCGGACCCACCCTGCCGCGGCCCTCCTCCGGGAGCGGCCGCGGCAGCCGGGCGAGATGGGTCTGGGGTTGGGCGTACAGCGGCGTCCTGTCCGTGCTGCTCACCCTCGTGGTCCTGCTCGGCTACCTGGTCACGGGCATCGCAAGCGGTACCGTCGACTGGGCGGCCCTGTTCACCTCGTCCACCTGGAATCCGGGCACCCTCGCCTTCGGCGGCCTGGCCATGATCTACGGCTCGGCGGCCGTATGCGTCCTGGCACTGGCGCTCGCCGTGCCGATCGGCTGGGCGGCGGCCGTCGCTCTGTCCGAGTACCTGCCGCCCCGTCTTGCCAAGCCACTGCGCCTGAGCATCGAACTCCTGGCAGCGGTCCCCTCCATCGTCTACGGCCTGATCGGCATCCTGGTGATCCGGCCGTTCGTGGCAGACCTCGGTGACGTGCCGGGCGGCGACAGCCTTCTCGCCGCCGGCATCGTCCTCGCCGTGATGATCATGCCGACGATCGTGGCGGTCAGCGTGGACGCACTGTCCGCCGTACCCGGCCGGTACCGCGAGGCGGCGTACTCCCTCGGTCTGACCCGCAGGGAGGTCGTCCGATCCGCCGTCCTGCCCCAGGCCCGGTCGGGCATGCGCGCCGGCGTCCTCCTCGGCCTGGCCCGCGCACTGGGCGAGGCCATCGCGGTCTTCATGGTCATCGGCCGCGCCGACGGACGGTTGCCTCAGTCGCTGGGGGACATCTTCTCTTCCCTCGTCCGCCCCGGTCAGACGCTCACCACCAAGCTGGCCGGTCCAGAGCCGATGCTGGCGGGCACCTCCGGCCCGTACTTCGCAGCACTGTGCGGACTGGGCGTCATCCTGCTGGCCCTGGTCGCCGCAGCCACCGTCTGGGGCACCCGCGGCTCCACGGGACGGACCGCGCGCGCCCCGCGCGCCCGTCGGTCCTCCGCATGGCTGCGCACTCCGAAGGACCGGGTCACCACGGTCGTCCGTCTCGGGGCCTTGCTGCTGCCGGGGGCTCTGCTCGTCGGCATGCTCGGCATCCTGTTGGCCCGCGGCGGCGCGGCACTCAATCCGGTCTTCTGGTTCTCACCCTCCGAAGGCGCGGCAGGTGGCGGCATCCGCGACCAGATCCTCGGTACGCTCCTGCTCCTCGCGACGACGGCGCTGATCGCCCTTCCGCTCGGCTACGGAGCAGGCATCGTGATCGGCACGCGTGCCTCCGCGAAGACCGCCCGCGTCCTGGAGACGCTGACCGTGGCGATCGGCGGGACGCCGACCATCCTGCTGGGCCTCGCGGGGTACGTCCTCTTCTGCACGACCATGGGCTGGGGCCGTTCCTGGCTGGCCGGCGCCGTGGTCCTGGTGCCCGTGGTGGTGCCGGTGGTGGCCCTCACCACCGCGGGCCGGATCCGGAGCATGCCGGCGGAGATCACCGAGGCCGCATTGGCCCTGGGCCTCACCAGCTCGCAGTACGTCCGCTCCGTGGTCATCCCGTACACCTGGCCGGCCACGCTCACCGGCCTGCTGCTCGGCCTGGCCCGCGCGGCGGGCGAGACGGCACCTCTGATCTTCACCGCCACGGTGTTCTTCGGGGCTCCCGCCCTCCCCACCGGCATCGTCAACGCTCCGGTCCAGGCCCTGCCCACGCACATCTTCACCCTGTCGCAGGACTCTGGCGCCCCCGAGGCGATCGCCCAGGCGTGGGGCAGCGCCCTCGTCCTGGTCCTGATCACCGCGGGCCTGCTCAGCCTGGCGGTCCTCCTGCGCAACCGCTTCGAAGGAGCACGACGATGGACGACGTGA